A genomic region of Paenibacillus sp. PL2-23 contains the following coding sequences:
- a CDS encoding carbohydrate ABC transporter permease, with protein sequence MRHASLSRKIFMVSNYVFLTLLGLTMFLPFMNVIAQSFSSGGAIDRGEVMFWPVEFTTHYYQYVFADVSIWRAFGISVYITVVGTIINLAATSLLAYPISRQEYVGRRLVMILILLTMIFSAPLIPQFILMRELSLTNTLWALMLPTAISAFNLFVLRSFFAQLPNEIIEAARIDGCGETRTLWSIVLPLSKPALATVGIFYSVTNWNKYMDALYYINDRSLYPLQVKLRELLITDDLSDTGNLAFEVTSQSVQGVQMAVILVATLPIILLYPFLQRFFISGMLIGSIKS encoded by the coding sequence ATGAGACATGCAAGCTTAAGCAGGAAAATATTTATGGTATCCAACTATGTGTTCCTAACTTTACTCGGACTCACGATGTTTCTCCCGTTTATGAACGTTATTGCCCAATCCTTCAGCAGCGGCGGTGCCATCGATCGCGGCGAGGTTATGTTCTGGCCGGTAGAGTTTACCACCCATTATTACCAATATGTGTTCGCGGATGTTTCGATCTGGAGAGCCTTTGGCATCTCGGTCTACATTACGGTCGTCGGCACCATTATCAACCTGGCGGCAACATCTCTGTTAGCTTACCCGATTTCTCGTCAAGAATATGTGGGCCGGCGTCTAGTTATGATTCTGATCCTGCTGACCATGATTTTCAGCGCTCCACTCATTCCGCAGTTTATTCTAATGAGAGAGCTGAGCTTGACGAATACGCTATGGGCGCTTATGCTGCCTACAGCTATCAGCGCATTTAACCTGTTTGTCCTACGTTCCTTCTTCGCCCAGCTGCCGAATGAAATTATTGAAGCGGCAAGGATTGACGGCTGTGGAGAAACGCGTACACTATGGAGTATTGTGCTTCCGTTGTCCAAGCCAGCCCTGGCAACTGTCGGTATCTTCTACTCCGTTACGAACTGGAACAAATATATGGATGCCCTGTACTATATTAATGACCGCAGCTTGTACCCGCTTCAGGTTAAGCTTAGAGAGCTTCTTATTACCGATGACCTGTCGGATACGGGAAATCTTGCTTTCGAAGTCACTTCGCAGTCTGTACAAGGCGTTCAGATGGCCGTCATTCTCGTAGCGACATTGCCCATTATTCTGTTGTATCCGTTCCTGCAGCGCTTCTTCATTAGCGGTATGCTGATCGGATCCATCAAATCGTAA
- a CDS encoding histidine kinase → MRKSLATQIFVYFFVLVLLSMCTVGIFSYMESARAIDKQVEKYFTTVINNAAMQTDRQLMMFERISVSVLSQQQVKKFLDMDPEDSYAYYQFSTKIQKDIFEKIHIMYPNQINMMYVLGYHGRSIFDANQNFSAHSVSTADRLKELDEQTEANGRIAILNTGLLNRDADRVITVARKIRGYSTYGIKGVLAVEFHEEQLTDLWEQMDLGENGFFFILDQQGQVIYAPDGDRMSDSFLEQVSAQIVDNGNQRFVVNDESQERLIVSRKSEYSGWSLGIAMPLEELREPISVIRTTTVTVGVLTLAAALVLALRFGGTIVSPIRTLMNGMRETEKGNWQYVQVKPRKDEVGALVHSYNLMVGRLSEMIDRVYDAELKGQKAQLELRELQLERHRAEYQALQLQINPHFLYNTLETINCYAIVQDSDDISEMVEALAYMLRYSVQTNLEESTIVNELNHVRNYMIILKHRIGREFEVDVVMNPELLLKGMVRLTLQPIVENIFQHAFPNGIEAHHYIRIDAKQTEGRIVVTVEDNGAGMSEERLSKLRKRLLENRLSEDQDKRGNRKRGGIGVLNVHRRLQMVYGDEYGISIESKADQGTIVFITMPDSQSIGVHKEITWGGTKNEH, encoded by the coding sequence ATGAGGAAAAGCCTGGCGACGCAGATTTTTGTCTACTTCTTTGTCCTCGTCCTTCTATCCATGTGCACCGTGGGCATATTCTCGTACATGGAATCCGCTAGAGCTATTGATAAGCAGGTTGAAAAATATTTTACAACGGTTATTAACAACGCCGCTATGCAGACGGATCGACAGCTGATGATGTTCGAGCGTATATCAGTGTCGGTTCTATCTCAGCAGCAGGTGAAGAAGTTTCTCGATATGGACCCGGAGGACAGCTATGCCTACTATCAATTTTCGACCAAAATCCAAAAGGATATCTTCGAGAAAATTCATATCATGTATCCCAATCAAATTAATATGATGTATGTGCTGGGCTATCATGGGCGCTCCATCTTCGATGCGAACCAAAACTTCTCCGCGCACAGCGTGAGTACCGCAGACAGACTGAAGGAGCTGGATGAGCAGACGGAGGCTAACGGCCGAATTGCGATCTTGAATACGGGCCTGCTTAACCGAGACGCGGACCGTGTCATAACAGTTGCTCGCAAAATAAGAGGGTATTCCACCTATGGCATTAAAGGCGTGCTTGCCGTGGAATTTCATGAAGAGCAGCTGACGGACCTGTGGGAGCAGATGGATCTAGGCGAAAATGGTTTTTTCTTCATTCTGGACCAACAGGGCCAGGTCATATACGCTCCTGACGGCGATAGAATGAGCGATTCCTTCCTGGAGCAGGTATCCGCCCAGATTGTCGATAACGGAAATCAGCGTTTTGTTGTGAATGATGAGTCCCAGGAGCGTCTTATCGTCTCGCGCAAATCGGAATATTCCGGCTGGAGTCTGGGGATTGCCATGCCGCTTGAGGAGCTTCGCGAGCCGATCTCGGTCATTCGCACCACTACGGTAACTGTGGGTGTGCTAACGCTGGCAGCGGCGCTAGTGCTGGCCTTGCGCTTCGGAGGGACGATCGTCAGTCCCATCCGCACACTTATGAATGGCATGCGGGAGACAGAGAAGGGCAATTGGCAATATGTGCAAGTGAAGCCGCGCAAGGATGAAGTGGGCGCACTTGTTCACAGCTATAATCTGATGGTGGGACGGCTGTCCGAAATGATAGACCGGGTCTATGACGCCGAGCTCAAAGGGCAGAAGGCGCAGCTTGAGCTGAGAGAGCTGCAGCTGGAGCGGCATAGAGCGGAATACCAGGCGCTGCAGCTACAGATTAATCCTCATTTTCTGTACAACACGCTGGAGACAATCAATTGTTATGCCATCGTACAGGATTCCGACGATATCTCGGAGATGGTCGAGGCGCTGGCTTACATGCTTCGTTACTCCGTTCAGACGAACCTGGAGGAAAGCACGATTGTCAATGAGCTGAATCACGTTAGAAATTACATGATTATATTGAAGCATCGCATCGGCAGGGAGTTTGAGGTCGACGTCGTTATGAATCCAGAATTGCTGCTGAAGGGCATGGTCAGGCTGACGCTTCAGCCTATTGTGGAGAACATCTTCCAGCATGCGTTCCCGAACGGCATTGAGGCGCATCATTACATTCGGATCGACGCGAAGCAGACCGAGGGCAGAATCGTGGTTACCGTTGAAGACAACGGCGCAGGCATGTCGGAGGAGCGGCTGTCCAAGCTGAGGAAGCGACTGCTGGAGAACCGTCTGTCCGAGGATCAAGACAAAAGAGGCAACCGCAAGCGCGGCGGCATTGGCGTTCTAAATGTACACAGAAGGCTGCAGATGGTATATGGAGACGAATACGGCATTTCGATTGAAAGCAAGGCTGATCAGGGGACTATTGTTTTTATAACAATGCCTGATTCTCAATCCATTGGCGTACACAAAGAGATCACTTGGGGAGGAACAAAAAATGAACATTAA
- a CDS encoding extracellular solute-binding protein, with product MTRFLTRAGVLLTTFALLVACSGNNGGNEGGNATTAPTATNNGAGTVDEKKDPVKFSISMRTLNVAYVEKHPDINEDKYVKKLEELTNSDLDIRLIPHNEYQDKMVQMFATNDIPDVVQGSGGLSGAELAGGVANGVFLPLNDLLEEHGKDLLAFIPEAAWDRMTDDKTGNIYGIPEVLTNPSRRATWIRTDLLEKAGKEIPTTVEETLEVLRAFKELGVEQPFAGRQNFKYADTFFGAYDVFGYLNQFKLFPDGQVKPSFFDSENMKKAIQVYKTMYDEGLISKEFATVESSDFRSNITSGKVGMWSMNANELPIWGAQLKNNVPDAEIALIPSPVGPDGSGGYAHYNPVTRSYLINAEAKDKAADIVKYFNWMVSEEAELFFSYGIEGEDYQVVNGEPKFEVPTDTEGTDKMRYLNYWLWMVQDTTYNKMVSSLSDSGLQMIDAFDNMLSKEGRRGIEFDPRLEALIQNPDLNPKSDEMPPLVLEKVLRIVYGKDSLDSFDQVLEEYLSKGGNDVIKEATERYNSKENSFE from the coding sequence ATGACAAGGTTTTTGACAAGAGCCGGCGTGCTGCTTACAACATTCGCACTGCTGGTCGCATGCTCTGGCAACAATGGTGGAAATGAAGGAGGCAATGCTACAACGGCTCCGACTGCCACGAACAACGGTGCTGGGACTGTTGATGAGAAAAAGGATCCGGTTAAATTCTCCATCTCCATGAGAACGCTGAACGTAGCGTACGTAGAGAAGCATCCTGACATCAATGAAGACAAATACGTCAAGAAGCTGGAAGAATTGACAAACTCGGATCTGGACATTCGTTTGATTCCTCATAACGAATATCAAGACAAAATGGTGCAAATGTTCGCGACTAACGATATTCCGGATGTAGTGCAAGGCTCCGGCGGTCTGAGCGGAGCGGAGCTGGCTGGCGGAGTAGCCAACGGTGTATTCCTTCCCCTCAATGATTTGCTGGAAGAGCATGGCAAGGACCTGTTAGCATTTATTCCTGAAGCAGCATGGGATCGTATGACGGATGACAAGACAGGCAACATCTACGGTATTCCTGAAGTGCTGACGAATCCATCGCGCCGTGCAACATGGATCCGTACGGACCTGCTGGAGAAAGCAGGCAAGGAAATTCCAACTACAGTTGAAGAGACGCTTGAAGTGCTTCGCGCCTTCAAAGAGCTGGGAGTTGAGCAGCCATTCGCTGGCCGCCAGAACTTCAAATATGCGGACACGTTCTTCGGCGCTTACGACGTATTTGGTTACCTGAACCAATTCAAGCTGTTCCCTGACGGCCAAGTGAAGCCAAGCTTCTTCGACTCAGAGAACATGAAAAAAGCGATTCAAGTGTACAAAACAATGTATGACGAAGGCTTGATCAGCAAAGAGTTCGCAACAGTCGAAAGCTCCGACTTCCGCAGCAACATCACAAGCGGCAAGGTAGGCATGTGGTCCATGAACGCGAACGAGCTTCCAATCTGGGGAGCGCAGCTGAAAAACAATGTACCAGATGCTGAGATTGCTCTGATTCCTTCTCCTGTAGGTCCAGACGGCAGCGGCGGCTACGCGCATTACAACCCTGTAACGCGTTCCTACCTGATCAACGCTGAAGCGAAGGACAAAGCTGCTGATATCGTGAAGTACTTTAACTGGATGGTTAGTGAAGAAGCGGAATTGTTCTTCAGCTACGGTATTGAAGGCGAAGATTATCAAGTTGTAAACGGTGAGCCGAAGTTCGAGGTGCCTACTGATACAGAAGGCACGGACAAGATGAGATACCTGAACTACTGGCTGTGGATGGTTCAAGACACAACTTACAACAAAATGGTATCCTCCCTGTCGGACAGCGGCTTGCAAATGATCGACGCATTCGATAATATGCTATCCAAAGAGGGTCGCAGAGGCATTGAATTTGATCCACGTCTGGAAGCTCTTATCCAGAATCCGGATTTGAATCCGAAATCCGATGAAATGCCGCCGCTTGTACTGGAGAAGGTACTGCGTATTGTATACGGCAAGGACTCCCTGGATTCGTTCGACCAAGTGCTGGAGGAATACCTGTCCAAAGGCGGCAACGATGTAATTAAAGAGGCAACAGAACGTTATAACAGCAAAGAAAATTCTTTCGAATAG
- a CDS encoding ABC transporter permease subunit, producing the protein MVNNQSKLGYMWKFKTLYFLSIPGLLYFLVFKYVPLFGSVIAFQDFNLFSGVFGSPWVGFKHFERMFSHYDFINILKNTLLLGMYDILFAFTAPIVLALLLNEVRLMLYKKIIQTVMYAPHFLSWVIVSGIFVGILSPESGVLNVMIGWFGVDPIYFLGDESYIRTILVGSGLWRDVGWGTIIYLAALAGINPDLYEAAEIDGAGRWKQTLNITLPALLPVVTILFLLKIGDFMDYGFERVFVFQNPLNIQNSEILDTYIYKAGLRQLQFSYATAIGVFKSVVGLTLLMIANTLSKKATGESLY; encoded by the coding sequence ATGGTTAACAACCAATCAAAGCTAGGGTATATGTGGAAATTCAAAACCTTGTATTTCCTTTCCATTCCAGGCTTGCTTTATTTTCTGGTTTTCAAATACGTGCCTCTGTTCGGGTCCGTCATCGCGTTCCAGGATTTCAACCTGTTCAGCGGCGTATTCGGAAGCCCATGGGTTGGCTTCAAGCATTTTGAGCGGATGTTCTCGCATTATGACTTTATCAACATCCTGAAGAACACCCTGCTCCTGGGCATGTACGATATTTTGTTCGCCTTCACGGCGCCGATCGTACTCGCGCTGCTGCTGAATGAAGTTCGGCTTATGCTTTATAAGAAAATTATTCAGACCGTTATGTATGCGCCGCACTTTCTGTCTTGGGTCATTGTAAGCGGTATCTTCGTCGGCATTCTGTCGCCTGAATCCGGCGTACTGAACGTGATGATTGGCTGGTTCGGCGTTGATCCCATCTACTTCCTGGGTGACGAATCTTATATTCGCACGATTCTTGTCGGCTCCGGATTATGGCGCGATGTAGGCTGGGGCACTATTATTTATCTGGCTGCTCTCGCGGGCATTAATCCTGATCTGTACGAGGCTGCTGAAATTGACGGAGCGGGCCGTTGGAAACAGACGCTCAACATTACACTTCCTGCGCTCTTGCCCGTAGTTACGATTCTGTTCCTGCTCAAAATCGGCGATTTCATGGATTATGGCTTCGAGCGCGTATTCGTCTTCCAGAATCCGCTTAACATTCAGAACAGTGAAATTTTGGACACTTATATCTACAAGGCTGGCTTGAGACAGCTGCAGTTCAGCTACGCGACGGCGATCGGCGTATTCAAATCGGTTGTAGGTTTGACCTTGCTTATGATTGCCAACACACTAAGTAAAAAAGCGACGGGAGAATCCTTGTACTAA
- a CDS encoding tautomerase family protein produces MPHISIKMYEGRTDAQKNEIVEVFTKELSRIIDREPEFITIEFNEIPIDDQAPANLKNKR; encoded by the coding sequence ATGCCGCACATCTCGATTAAAATGTACGAGGGTCGTACAGATGCGCAAAAAAATGAAATCGTAGAAGTATTTACGAAAGAGCTTTCACGAATAATAGACCGGGAACCGGAATTCATCACCATTGAATTCAACGAAATTCCGATCGATGACCAAGCTCCCGCCAATTTAAAGAACAAGAGGTGA
- a CDS encoding 3-oxoacyl-ACP reductase family protein, with amino-acid sequence MNINLTGKVALVTGASGGIGRGVAIELARQGAKVAVNYLSSVQGAEETVAAIQAIGGEAVAIRADVTDVAQINDMVAQVEKAFGAPIDILVNNAGHLVQRLANAEMTEELYNKIMDVNMKSTVFVSKAVIPGMKKLGGGRIVNLTSIAAHNGGGPGASIYAASKAAVLSYSKGLAKELAADGILVNAISPGFIGGTAFHATFTPDAARQATIQGIPLKREGTPEDVAGAVLYLVSELSSYLTGETIEINGGMFMR; translated from the coding sequence ATGAACATTAATTTGACTGGTAAAGTAGCATTGGTAACAGGCGCAAGCGGCGGTATTGGCCGCGGAGTAGCCATCGAGCTGGCAAGGCAAGGAGCGAAGGTAGCCGTTAACTACCTGAGCAGCGTGCAAGGAGCAGAGGAAACGGTAGCCGCAATCCAGGCGATTGGCGGCGAAGCTGTCGCGATCCGCGCAGACGTAACGGACGTGGCGCAAATTAACGATATGGTAGCTCAGGTCGAGAAGGCCTTCGGCGCACCTATCGATATTCTTGTCAACAACGCTGGTCATCTGGTTCAGCGGCTTGCTAATGCCGAGATGACAGAAGAGCTTTACAATAAAATTATGGACGTCAATATGAAGAGCACCGTATTCGTCAGCAAGGCGGTCATCCCAGGGATGAAGAAGCTTGGCGGCGGACGAATCGTTAACTTGACCTCCATCGCGGCCCACAACGGCGGCGGACCAGGCGCCTCCATCTACGCGGCGAGCAAAGCTGCGGTATTGTCTTACTCCAAAGGCTTGGCTAAAGAGCTGGCTGCCGACGGCATTCTGGTTAACGCGATTTCGCCTGGCTTCATCGGCGGTACGGCATTCCATGCAACCTTCACCCCGGATGCGGCAAGACAAGCGACCATTCAAGGTATTCCGCTGAAGAGAGAAGGCACGCCTGAGGATGTTGCGGGAGCCGTCCTGTACCTCGTATCGGAGCTTTCGTCTTATTTGACGGGAGAAACGATCGAAATCAACGGCGGAATGTTCATGAGATGA
- a CDS encoding heparinase II/III family protein — protein MMNLQGQTKGQAGQQATLNRLKKELDQAMACEASIPMEPGGWWHQYVCPTHHTELLFDELREDDGRYHCPYGCVLEGEPYHGAWLVYRHQLWARRSLKAAAVYAATKELAYGSYGRDIISAYAKQFPLYPVHPDAQPWMLKGRAFHQALTEAIWATTLLQAYLLLQDSGLAFGEAQADITQFISMLESSMEQYHHILTIERDQPENNYTAWLNAALSCVYAAKQDHAKLDSLLERKGGIRNHLEIAILNDGLEFEGSVYYHVFVLRAYLITVEMLKRFDIDGFEIKAEGSRHIEGMLDVLIRLAEEDGRLPATHDGPYGRMPYTLEIIEVFEKGLARYQKPEYWKLLNYYYETMGQGDSEALQSSEPWAYRNAGLEALLYRQWTGEEISLEDPPAASSALLPDSGFAWLRQAGNPLTAMVDFGPHGGSHGHFDKLNVMLSLNGKPVSPDRGTVPYGSVLKKSWYPATTCHNTVSVNGQSQQEAEGCCLSFVEEKAYTAMTMSVDGAVPGATLVRHLLVGADYIVDWYQIGLAEPGEIDWWFHFIGEPSVEGWDFNATPAALGQDNGYEYVRAIAKWSKSSSVSANEDIMARVTITGLEGGNSLSSAVALSENAEAYLVESPGLADDPSVMMKGVLVRTAGASADVAAVYAAGDKELDVRLQPLDESGASAEKKLTVRIGNELISYQLTADGIREMSI, from the coding sequence ATGATGAATTTACAAGGGCAAACCAAAGGACAGGCAGGACAACAAGCTACACTAAACCGGCTGAAGAAGGAATTGGATCAGGCGATGGCGTGCGAGGCTTCCATTCCTATGGAGCCAGGCGGCTGGTGGCATCAATATGTATGTCCCACCCATCATACAGAGCTGCTGTTTGACGAGCTTCGCGAGGATGACGGCCGCTACCACTGTCCATATGGCTGCGTGCTGGAGGGGGAGCCGTATCATGGCGCATGGCTGGTGTATCGTCACCAGCTATGGGCTAGACGCTCGCTGAAGGCGGCTGCGGTATACGCCGCAACGAAGGAGCTTGCATACGGGAGCTATGGGCGCGATATTATTAGCGCTTATGCCAAGCAGTTTCCCCTGTATCCCGTTCATCCCGATGCGCAGCCTTGGATGCTGAAGGGCCGCGCCTTCCATCAGGCGCTGACCGAGGCGATCTGGGCAACCACGCTTCTCCAGGCTTATCTGCTGCTGCAGGATTCGGGACTAGCGTTCGGGGAAGCGCAAGCGGATATTACACAATTTATCAGCATGCTGGAGAGCAGCATGGAGCAATATCATCATATTCTGACGATCGAAAGAGACCAGCCTGAGAATAACTACACAGCCTGGCTGAATGCGGCGTTAAGCTGCGTATACGCGGCCAAGCAGGACCACGCGAAGCTTGATAGTCTGCTTGAGCGCAAGGGCGGCATCCGGAACCATCTGGAAATCGCGATTTTGAACGATGGTCTGGAATTCGAAGGCAGTGTCTATTATCACGTTTTTGTGCTTCGCGCTTATTTGATAACGGTGGAGATGCTGAAGCGCTTCGACATCGACGGCTTCGAGATCAAGGCGGAGGGCTCGCGTCATATCGAAGGCATGCTGGATGTTCTGATCCGCCTGGCCGAGGAGGATGGCCGTCTTCCAGCGACACATGATGGACCGTATGGAAGAATGCCTTATACGCTTGAGATCATTGAAGTGTTCGAGAAGGGCTTGGCGAGATATCAAAAACCTGAATATTGGAAATTATTGAACTATTATTATGAAACAATGGGGCAGGGGGACAGTGAGGCGCTTCAATCATCGGAGCCGTGGGCCTATCGAAACGCTGGTCTCGAAGCGCTGCTGTACCGTCAGTGGACAGGCGAGGAGATCAGCCTTGAGGATCCCCCAGCCGCTTCCTCCGCTCTGCTTCCGGACAGCGGGTTTGCCTGGCTGAGACAGGCCGGCAATCCTCTTACAGCCATGGTGGATTTCGGTCCGCATGGCGGCTCGCATGGCCACTTCGACAAGCTGAATGTCATGCTTAGCTTGAATGGCAAGCCTGTTTCACCAGACAGAGGAACCGTTCCTTATGGATCGGTGCTCAAGAAGAGCTGGTATCCTGCTACCACGTGCCATAACACGGTTAGTGTAAACGGTCAGTCTCAGCAAGAAGCAGAGGGATGCTGCCTGTCCTTTGTGGAAGAGAAGGCCTATACGGCTATGACGATGTCTGTGGACGGCGCTGTACCTGGAGCGACTCTTGTCCGCCATCTGCTTGTGGGCGCAGATTATATCGTGGATTGGTACCAGATTGGACTGGCTGAGCCCGGCGAGATTGACTGGTGGTTCCACTTCATCGGCGAACCGTCGGTGGAGGGCTGGGACTTCAACGCGACTCCGGCCGCTCTGGGCCAGGACAACGGCTACGAATATGTGCGCGCGATCGCGAAGTGGAGCAAGTCGTCTTCTGTGTCAGCGAATGAGGACATCATGGCCCGTGTGACCATTACAGGGCTGGAAGGCGGCAATAGCCTGTCCTCCGCGGTTGCCCTCTCGGAGAATGCGGAAGCCTATTTGGTGGAATCCCCCGGACTTGCGGATGACCCCAGTGTCATGATGAAGGGTGTTCTCGTCCGGACAGCGGGAGCTAGTGCCGATGTGGCAGCCGTATATGCCGCTGGCGACAAGGAGCTGGACGTTCGTCTCCAGCCTCTGGATGAGAGCGGAGCAAGCGCCGAGAAGAAGCTTACCGTGCGCATTGGCAATGAGTTGATCAGCTATCAATTAACCGCAGATGGAATCAGGGAGATGAGCATATGA
- a CDS encoding response regulator, giving the protein MYRILVVEDEPMIRKGLEKLIHLACKGKAEIESAENGEEALARIEALRPDFVFTDVRMPRMDGLELCRRIRELQYDIDIVVVSGYSDFEYAQKCVSYGVKEYILKPVTRAGIAEAVQKLMDGAQARRKASFISFEEQAEWAEQLEDALWHLNAGDREQALTHLKDYCAKHSFPAVQLGQLLQELNQRIVKLLNRRDVYSFPERAADAGLDDRSPEAVFQWFEQELDEIARLIRTKRRGHLKDPVEEVKAYIEQNLSKELSLEEVAERLGLNPSYFSQLFKQMTDETFVQYRIKRRMERAKKLLALPHYKITDISHEVGYSDHPYFTKTFKKVTGLTPSEYREMLGID; this is encoded by the coding sequence ATGTATCGTATTCTTGTCGTCGAAGACGAACCGATGATTCGCAAAGGTCTGGAAAAGCTCATTCATCTGGCTTGCAAAGGAAAGGCCGAAATCGAAAGCGCTGAGAATGGGGAAGAAGCGCTGGCTCGCATAGAGGCGCTTCGCCCCGACTTCGTATTCACGGATGTTCGCATGCCGCGTATGGACGGACTGGAGCTGTGCAGGCGGATCAGAGAGCTGCAATACGATATTGATATTGTCGTTGTGTCGGGCTATAGCGATTTCGAATATGCGCAGAAGTGTGTCTCTTATGGAGTCAAGGAATATATCTTAAAGCCGGTAACCCGTGCGGGCATTGCCGAAGCCGTACAGAAGCTGATGGATGGCGCGCAGGCCAGGAGAAAAGCCTCTTTTATCTCGTTCGAGGAGCAGGCGGAGTGGGCAGAGCAGCTGGAAGACGCGCTCTGGCATCTGAATGCCGGTGATCGCGAGCAGGCTTTGACCCATTTGAAGGACTACTGCGCGAAGCATTCATTTCCCGCCGTACAATTGGGCCAATTGCTGCAGGAGCTTAACCAGCGCATCGTGAAGCTGCTGAATCGAAGAGACGTGTACAGCTTTCCGGAACGGGCCGCGGACGCAGGTCTGGATGATCGCAGTCCGGAGGCCGTATTCCAATGGTTCGAGCAGGAGCTGGATGAAATTGCCCGTCTCATTCGGACCAAACGGAGGGGACATCTGAAGGACCCCGTCGAGGAAGTAAAGGCGTATATCGAGCAGAATTTGTCCAAGGAATTATCGCTGGAGGAAGTGGCGGAGCGTCTTGGACTCAATCCATCCTATTTCAGCCAGCTGTTCAAGCAAATGACGGATGAGACCTTTGTGCAATATCGGATCAAACGAAGAATGGAGCGGGCCAAGAAGCTTCTGGCGCTGCCCCATTACAAAATTACCGACATCTCGCATGAGGTCGGCTATTCGGATCATCCCTATTTTACGAAAACCTTCAAGAAGGTAACGGGTTTGACGCCGTCGGAGTACCGGGAAATGCTGGGGATTGATTGA